The genome window AATAGATCGTTACGTAACTCACGGTACACGCAGTATCAAAGGACGAAAAAGTTGCGAACGGTTATGGACTGTAATTGCAACATGCGCATTACAAGGCCGATCAGCATTCAATTTTATATTGGAAGCAGTTAAGGCGTACTTCAAGAATGATCCCGCCCCATCCCTTATACCTGATACCTCATAGTGAATTTACGATAGGAATCCCTCGGAATCAGTCTATTAAAAAACCTGGAGTTGATTTGACATTCCGCCACTGCGTGATCGACTGGCCACTGATTTCGAATATTCCGTGTATATTTCGCAGAGGACAATCATAGGTGATGCGCTTATTCTTACACTGATCATGAAATGAGAACGAGATTTCCTAAGTAGTGATCAAATGCAAGAATTTCTTTTTTTGTCTCTTTATAATCCAACATCCTCATCAAAGATGAATCGGTAGGCGTAGTAGTATATCCCTAAGATTTTTTCATCCTTGAAGACAGCGATACTATATACCGTTTATTCATAGGCCCAACCATTTCCTGCCATTCCAATATTTGAAGGGGGCATTTATACCCGTGAACGGTTACTAAACTTTTTTATACAAAGTAAATATAAATTGAAAAATCAAGATTTAGCAAAATTAATAAACTCGTAAAAAGTAAAACCGAAATATTATTTGAAGACCCCGGCAAAATGACTGAAGCTGGAAAGGGGAAAATGTTGACGTGGCAACATTTTATGTGTACATTAATAATATAGGCAGCCTTCATTTGTCAGTTTACACTTTTGGAACAACAACGGGACACTGATGGACATAAATAAATTTATTTTTAAAAAATAATGTAAAGTACTTTTAAAACGATATAAAGGATGTCGTAATATATAATATTTTTCACAGGTGAAAAACAATGCAAAGAGTAAATGTACGTGAAGCAAGACAACAGATCAGCCGTCTGCTGGATGCGGTGGCGGCTGGAGAAGAAATTGTTATCATGCGCCGCGGTAAACCGGCAGCTCGCTTACTCCCGGCGTCAAAGATTGAAACAGGAAAGATGCGTTTCCCTGACCGCAGCAGTTTGAGGGCAATGCTTCCTCCGGCAAAATTGCCGGCAGAAGAATTAATACGGGAGATGCGTGATGAACGAGGATAGTGGCGGCTACTATCTGGATACCAGCGCACTGCTCCCTTATTATAGAGAGGAGAAAACAAGCCTGGCAATACAGAATTTTTTGTCGTCTCTCAGGGTTCCTGTCGGCATCAGCGATCTTACCGGATTGGAGTTTGCTTCCGCTCTTTCCCGTTGGATTCGCATGAAGGAAATCACTGAGGCGCAGGCCGGTCTTGTGGAAAACGCCTTTGCAGAGGATATCCGTTCAGGTTTATTCAGGCGGCTTTCCATCACTACGAAACACTATCGACAGGCGCAAAAATGGATTTCTTCCAGAAAAACAGCTTTTCGCACCCTCGATGCCCTGCACCTGGCATGCTGTTTCGGAGCCGGGATAAACATGGTGACTTGTGATGAAGTGCTGGCAAATTTGGCGGATGTTCTGGGTATGCCCTGCCGATTTGTCGCTGACGGCAAAATATAATGGGCCAAAGATGACATGTAAAGTCAACAGGCTGTTACAAAACGCTAATTTATCCAATTTCTGCGTTGAAAAATAAATTTAATCCTCGGAATACAATGGGTATGCCTGCGGTTAAATTAATTTTTCGCCTTGAACTTAGAATAAATTTTCATTCCGTAACAACCTGTCGGACAGGCTAAATGTAAAAAAGGAAAAATTAAGACAAAGAATCATGCAGTTTAATGTTTTTTTCGCACATTTCGATAACCCCTTCCCCTGCAAGCATGTGCAGGAGCCGTTAAAGTGTTTCAGGTGTTATTCCTAACAGCAGGGCTATATGTTTCTTGGGAACAGGCAGTAAAAAATTTCTGGACCCGCTGGTTTCGGCAAGATAATCAAGATAGTTTAACAGACGTATGCGGGGGGTGGAAATCGCCAGGTCTTTAATGCTGTTGATATAAAATTTGTGCCGGGAGGCGAGGTATTTAAACATTCGTAGTGCAAATCCGGGGTATTTTTGTAGCATTTCATCAAATTCACGGGTGGTAAATGATAAAATTTCTATCTTCTCTAAAGCCACGGCGCTGACTGAATAACGGCCTTCGAACAATAAAACAAGCGCCCCGAATATTTGTCCGGGCCTTATAAAATTGATAGCCACTTCCCTGCCTTCAACATCGGTTTTAAAAAGTTTGACCATGCCGGAAGCAAGAAAATAAGCTGTATTACCCGTCTGTCCTTCATTGAATATAATTCCTTTTTTTTTGATTATTTTAAATCTGCAAACTTTTTCAAGATGACAGAGCGCTATTTTATCAACACTGCCAAAATAAGAACGTACAAACAACAATATTGATTCCTTCTTACCCATTGTGATCTTTTGATGTCTCTGTCGCAAAAAGGGTTTTTTCAATATTTAAAGAAAAAAGAAGAGACGACAGGCAGATAAAAGAACCGCCTGTTAACACAAATAATTTAAAAGGGGTCTCCAGTTCTCTGAATTCGGGGCTTCCGGGCGCATAACCTGATTTGAGTCCGGTCATTCCAATTAGATGAAACCCGACGCAAAACAGCAATATTCCAAAAACATGAAGCCAAAAATTAGCATAACACGCCCATTTGCTATACCTTTCCCGGCCTTTTGCCTGATCTTTTATTTGGGGAACTATAAAATATAATATGCCCATGAGCGCTGAGGTTACCCAGCCGACGAGGCTGATATGCGTATGAATTTTAACAACAAAATGAGAAAAAAAACTTTTCAGATGTTCAGGAGGAATATGCATAAAGGCTGCATAGAAAAATTGGAATCTGAATTTTGTCGGAAACATGATCCCTTCAAAGCATCCTGCTATAAAAAACAGGATCGCAACTGTAATAAAGTATTTTGCCATTTTTCTTGCCATGCCGGCTCTCCTTTTTGTAACGTCTTTAAGCTTAGAAACCGGCTGAAAGCCCGCAATAGAAAAATGCGCCTCTGAAGGCGCTGTAGGGCATTTCCCTGTTAAACATATTGTCAATTCCGGCAAACAGACTTAAATTTTGACCTATATTTTTTTCAACATAAATATTCCACACTGTATAGCCCCCTGTTTCATCCTTATTTCCATCTTCAAATTTCGGAGCTATCAATTGCTTGCCGGTATAGTTGGCACGTATATTAGTCCTAAAACCCAAATCAGGATTAT of Desulfosarcina sp. BuS5 contains these proteins:
- a CDS encoding type II toxin-antitoxin system VapC family toxin, yielding MNEDSGGYYLDTSALLPYYREEKTSLAIQNFLSSLRVPVGISDLTGLEFASALSRWIRMKEITEAQAGLVENAFAEDIRSGLFRRLSITTKHYRQAQKWISSRKTAFRTLDALHLACCFGAGINMVTCDEVLANLADVLGMPCRFVADGKI
- a CDS encoding type II toxin-antitoxin system Phd/YefM family antitoxin, translating into MQRVNVREARQQISRLLDAVAAGEEIVIMRRGKPAARLLPASKIETGKMRFPDRSSLRAMLPPAKLPAEELIREMRDERG
- a CDS encoding cbb3-type cytochrome c oxidase subunit I, with amino-acid sequence MARKMAKYFITVAILFFIAGCFEGIMFPTKFRFQFFYAAFMHIPPEHLKSFFSHFVVKIHTHISLVGWVTSALMGILYFIVPQIKDQAKGRERYSKWACYANFWLHVFGILLFCVGFHLIGMTGLKSGYAPGSPEFRELETPFKLFVLTGGSFICLSSLLFSLNIEKTLFATETSKDHNG
- a CDS encoding Crp/Fnr family transcriptional regulator, which encodes MGKKESILLFVRSYFGSVDKIALCHLEKVCRFKIIKKKGIIFNEGQTGNTAYFLASGMVKLFKTDVEGREVAINFIRPGQIFGALVLLFEGRYSVSAVALEKIEILSFTTREFDEMLQKYPGFALRMFKYLASRHKFYINSIKDLAISTPRIRLLNYLDYLAETSGSRNFLLPVPKKHIALLLGITPETL